The following proteins are co-located in the Chlorocebus sabaeus isolate Y175 chromosome 21, mChlSab1.0.hap1, whole genome shotgun sequence genome:
- the SMKR1 gene encoding small lysine-rich protein 1 isoform X1, with product MLMPAKGKKGKGQGKSHGKKQKKPEVDILSPAAMLNLYYIAHNVADCLHLRGFHWPGAPKGKKGRSK from the coding sequence CCagctaaagggaaaaaaggaaaaggccagGGCAAGTCTCAtgggaagaaacagaagaaaccaGAAGTGGACATTCTCAGCCCCGCGGCCATGCTGAACCTCTACTATATCGCCCACAATGTCGCTGACTGCCTACACCTGCGAGGCTTCCACTGGCCAGGTGCtcccaaaggaaagaaagggagaagcaAGTGA
- the SMKR1 gene encoding small lysine-rich protein 1 isoform X2 — MPAKGKKGKGQGKSHGKKQKKPEVDILSPAAMLNLYYIAHNVADCLHLRGFHWPGAPKGKKGRSK, encoded by the coding sequence CCagctaaagggaaaaaaggaaaaggccagGGCAAGTCTCAtgggaagaaacagaagaaaccaGAAGTGGACATTCTCAGCCCCGCGGCCATGCTGAACCTCTACTATATCGCCCACAATGTCGCTGACTGCCTACACCTGCGAGGCTTCCACTGGCCAGGTGCtcccaaaggaaagaaagggagaagcaAGTGA